Within the Desulforhopalus sp. genome, the region TCAGGGGGGAAGAAAGGTTTTTGAGATGGACGAATTTAAACAATTTTCAAAAACTTTGAGAGACCTTAGAGAGGTAACATCGTACCAAATACCGCATTCTGGATATAACTTTTTAGATGAGCAGGGGTTTCTAGAAATAGAAGAAAAACTATCAAGCTATTTGTTAAAGTTATATCAACTTTCTCATTATTTAAGTTTTATAGCTAGTAAAACACATAGGTCTATTCCTGTGCTGGATAATTTAAGCTTATTTAACTTATACAAAACTAAATATTTTTGTACGCCTCATCCGATCAAAAATGAACATATTGACTATTCTGATGAAGTATTTATCGGTGATACTTTAAGGGCTAATGCAACTTATTGCGAACCTTTTTGTATTTTATTTGAACATGAAATGGATGAGTTTCAATTATATGGTGGGTTCGATTATTTTGAACATGCTGAAACTACTTTTAAACCTAGTGATGTTACTTCATTCATTTGGAGGTCGCTTTGATTAAATGTGGGGACGAGGGGACGTTGTTTAGATGTTAAACAAGGCATATTCAGGGAAGAATGGGGTCACGTAATGAATTGGAAGTTGAATGATCAAAAGGGTTAGGAGGTTAAATTCCAACAGCCATTCCAGCCGATACCGGGAAGGCTGCGGATTGTTTTTTAAAGGTCAGCTGCCCGGTGCGGCTGACCAGCACGTTATGTTTTTAAATCGAGTCAAAGTTAGATTTCTAGCAAGGATAAAAAATGAAAGTTAATATGCATACGTCTCATCCCTCCGCTTTCATCAGTTCGACATTTATCGATTTGCAAGAAGAACGGAAATCAGTTGCGAATGCACTTAGCGATATGGGCTTAAACGTAAATGCATTGGATATTAAGCCTGCATCGACTGATTCATCGAAAAATGAGATCCTGAACGGTATCCGAGAGAGCGACTTCGCTATATTGTTAATAGGCGATAGATACGGTTCAATTCTACCGAGAATGACGGGCAGCGATTCACTAAGTATCACTTGGTGGGAATACAATAACGCTCGCAAATTTGGTAAGCCCATTATAGCTTATTTCAAAAATATGAGAGGCCATGATTCATATGGTCACGATGACATTATTGAACCAACATATAAAAAGAAACGTAACTTATTCGATCGATTTAGAAAAATAGTTACAAATAGACACAACCCAGCGTATTTTTCTGATATATTAGAACTTTCGGACAAGATTAAAAGATCAATAATTCCAACCTACAGATCAGGCGTAAAAGAATTAAATTTGAAAAATACTCAATTGGCTTTAAAAATATCAGAACTGGAGACTGAGATAGAGAAGTTGAAATCGGCAAGTAATAATAGAACTATTGGCGTAAAATCTGATTCTTCAAAACCAATATTGGGTGGTCTTATTGGCTTAGGAGATTTAAGTAAATACAGATAAACAAAACCGAGGCATCTACAGTGACCGGGCGATAAAACGTCGCCCGACCCGTAATGCCCACCGTTATAATAACAGGGATCAAATCTTTATATGTGACATATATATACCATTTTTATAGGTGAGAGCTCATGTCCCTAGAAAAAAGCAGCAAAACCATACTCCTAGAACATAGTATAGCTAAAGTAGAACTCTACTCCACTTATTTGAAATACTATTTTGCTGTACTAGGAAATGTCAAATTCATTGACCACATAAAGGTTTTTGATTTGTTTTGCGGTGAAGGTCTTTACAAAGATAATAATGAGGGTAGCCCCCTTGCTGCACTCAGCAGAGCTGATGAGTTTCTTTATAAACCACCGACCTTCACCCCATATATTCATTTCTATTTTAACGATTTGGGAAAATCAAAAATTGAGAAGAACATATCAAAGATTGAACGTTTAAGACAAATTGTTCGCCTAAGAAAGTACCATAGAAACATTTACATAAATTTCTCAGAAGAAGAATTTGCTATTGCCCTTGAAAAATCCCTCCCAATAGCAAAAGAAGACAAAACTTCCAGATCCCTATTTTTTGTCGATCCCTATGGCTATAAGGAAATACAACCACAAATCATTAAATCAATACTCAGCGATTACAAATCAGAATTAATTTTATTTCTCCCTATTTCTACAATGTACCGCTTTGTTGGACCTGCTCAAGAGAAAGACAATGGTCAACATGAGCATTTAAAATTATTCCTTGAGAAATTATACTGCGACGGACAACAATGTTTCACATCTGTTGCAAATTTCATTGAATCGCTAAGATTACAGTTTGCAAACTATTTGCACCTCCCTAAATTATACGTAGACACCTTTACCCTTCAGAGAGATCGAGTAAATCAATATTGTATGTTCCTTTTTTCACAGAATGATATTGGATACGAAAAAATGCTAGAGGCAAAATGGGAACTAGACGCAGAACAAGGAAAAGGCTTCAAACTTGGCAAGCAAAAATCCTTATTTTCACAAGAAACATTTTCTCCATACCCTAAAATATTACTCAATTACCTTGTTGAAGCTGGAGCAGTAACAAATATCGACCTTTATCACTTCGGCCTAACTAATAAATATCTACCAAAACACACTACTCAATCATTACAAAGCTTAGTCGCAGATGGATATCCAATATCAACCTATTCCCTCGACCAAAAGGACGCTAAAGGTTATTATATATCTAGCAGGAATAAAGATGATAACTACGAAAGAAAAATTATGATAATACTTGAGAATCATGAGCATTTCAAAAATAGAATGGACTGATGTAACTTGGAATCCCATGACAGGGTGCACACCGATAAGCGACGGATGTAAAAATTGCTACGCCTCGAAGATGGCTCGCAGGCTGCAAGCTATGGGACAGAAGCGCTACCAAAATGGGTTCCAAGTGACACTTCACCCTGACCTGCTTGATGAACCTATGAAGTGGAAGAAGCCTAGGATGGTGTTTGTCAATTCAATGGGCGACATGTTTCATGAGAAAATACCACTAGAGTACATCCAGCACGTCTTCCAAACTATGGTAAGAGCAGAAAGGCATATCTTCCAAGTTCTCACCAAACGATCTTCACGCATGATCGAACTTGCCCAACACCTTCCATGGCCGAAAAATGTTTGGCTAGGTGTTACAATCGAATCAGCAAAATATTGTTATAGAGCAGATAATCTACGTAAGTCTTCAGCAAAAATCAAGTTCTTGTCCATCGAACCAATGATTGGACCATTTACCGAACTTTCACTGGTTGACATTGATTGGGTCATAGTCGGAGGTGAGTCTGGACCACAGGCAAGAGCTATTGAAAAAGAGTGGCCACTCGCCGTAAGGGACAAATGCGTGAATAGCAATGTGCCTTTTTTCTTCAAGCAATGGGGCGGAAGAAATAAAAAGAAAGCTGGTCGCTTACTTGAAGGCCAAGTATGGGATCAATTTCCATCTCGTAAATAACCAGAAAATATAACGGATAAACCAGTGATTACCACGTTAATCTTGCCATCTCGAAGGTCTTCATATTCTATCAGCGCTTCAATTTGTCATAACTACTGTATGGAATCAACGAGTTGATTCAAGATCCTAGCAACACAAGAAAGGGTTTTTGACCATTAGGGAATAAAAATATCCTGACAAGAAGGATGCATTTTCAAGATCACAGCTTCTTCCAGAAAACCAATTAAGATAATTTCCTTTAGGTAAACCCCCGGCTTTGCCGGGGG harbors:
- a CDS encoding phage Gp37/Gp68 family protein; translation: MTGCTPISDGCKNCYASKMARRLQAMGQKRYQNGFQVTLHPDLLDEPMKWKKPRMVFVNSMGDMFHEKIPLEYIQHVFQTMVRAERHIFQVLTKRSSRMIELAQHLPWPKNVWLGVTIESAKYCYRADNLRKSSAKIKFLSIEPMIGPFTELSLVDIDWVIVGGESGPQARAIEKEWPLAVRDKCVNSNVPFFFKQWGGRNKKKAGRLLEGQVWDQFPSRK
- a CDS encoding DUF4062 domain-containing protein produces the protein MKVNMHTSHPSAFISSTFIDLQEERKSVANALSDMGLNVNALDIKPASTDSSKNEILNGIRESDFAILLIGDRYGSILPRMTGSDSLSITWWEYNNARKFGKPIIAYFKNMRGHDSYGHDDIIEPTYKKKRNLFDRFRKIVTNRHNPAYFSDILELSDKIKRSIIPTYRSGVKELNLKNTQLALKISELETEIEKLKSASNNRTIGVKSDSSKPILGGLIGLGDLSKYR
- the tcmP gene encoding three-Cys-motif partner protein TcmP; the encoded protein is MSLEKSSKTILLEHSIAKVELYSTYLKYYFAVLGNVKFIDHIKVFDLFCGEGLYKDNNEGSPLAALSRADEFLYKPPTFTPYIHFYFNDLGKSKIEKNISKIERLRQIVRLRKYHRNIYINFSEEEFAIALEKSLPIAKEDKTSRSLFFVDPYGYKEIQPQIIKSILSDYKSELILFLPISTMYRFVGPAQEKDNGQHEHLKLFLEKLYCDGQQCFTSVANFIESLRLQFANYLHLPKLYVDTFTLQRDRVNQYCMFLFSQNDIGYEKMLEAKWELDAEQGKGFKLGKQKSLFSQETFSPYPKILLNYLVEAGAVTNIDLYHFGLTNKYLPKHTTQSLQSLVADGYPISTYSLDQKDAKGYYISSRNKDDNYERKIMIILENHEHFKNRMD